The genome window CCACCAACCGCACTGCCTCCCTGTCACCCGACGTAAACCGTCCCGGCTTCCGGGCCGTGACCTTCGATGAGCTGGCCACCGCCTACCATGAGCAAGTGCGCGGCCTCGTGGAGGGTGGCTCCGACGCCCTGCTCATTGAAACCATCTTCGACACCCTGAACGCCAAGGCGGCGCTGTACGCGGTGCAGAAGTTCTTCGACGAAGGTGGCCGCCCGGTGCCCGTTATGATTTCCGGTACCATCACCGACGCCTCTGGCCGCACCCTTTCGGGCCAGACGGTGGAGGCTTTCTGGAACTCGATCCGGCACTTGCCCCTACTGAGCGTGGGTTTGAACTGCGCCCTCGGCGCCGATCAGCTGCAAGTGTATATCAAAGAGCTGAGCCGCATTGCCGACGTGCACATTTCCGCCTACCCCAACGCCGGCCTCCCGAATGCCTTCGGGGGCTACGACGAGTCGGCTGAGGAGTTTGCGGGCGTGGTGGAAAATTACCTCAAAGAAGGTCTCGTGACGGTAGTAGGCGGTTGTTGCGGCACCACGCCCCAGCACATCGGCGAGCTGGCTCGCCTGGCGGAGCGGTACGAACCGCGGCGGGTGACCCTACCCCAACCCCTCCCCGGTGGGGAGGAGCTTAGATCAGCTTCTGCTGATAGGATAACCAACATGTCTGGCACCCCTCCCCACCGGGGAGGGGCCGGGGGTGGGGTAACCCGCCTCGCCGGCCTCGAACCGTTCAACATCACCCCCAACAGCCTATTCGTCAACGTGGGCGAGCGGTGCAACGTGACGGGCTCCCGCGCTTTCGCCCGCCTTATCCGGACCGGAAACTACGAGGCCGCCCTGCAAGTAGCCCGCGACCAGGTGGAAGGCGGTGCCCAGGTCATCGACGTGAACATGGATGAGGGCATGCTCGACTCGGAGCAGGCCATGACCACCTTCCTGCACCTGATTGCCTCGGAGCCCGATATTTCGCGGGTGCCGATTATGCTGGACTCTTCGAAGTGGAGCGTGCTGGAAGCCGGCCTTAAGTGCGTACAAGGCAAGAGCATTGTCAACTCCATTTCCTTGAAGGAAGGCGAGGAAACCTTCAAGGAGCGGGCCCGCACCGTGCGAGCTTACGGCGCCGCCATGGTAGTCATGGCCTTCGATGAGAACGGCCAGGCCGATACCCTGGAAAAGCGCATCGACATCTGCCGGCGCAGCTACGATATCCTGGTAAACGAAGTCGGCTTCCCGGCCGAGGACATCATCTTCGACCCCAACATCCTGACGGTGGGCACCGGCATGGAGGAGCACCGCAATTATGCGCTGGACTTCATTGAGGCCGTCCGCTGGATCAAGCAGAACCTGCCCGGCGCCCTCACCAGCGGCGGCGTCAGCAACATCAGCTTCTCTTTCCGCGGCAACGATGTGGTGCGCGAGGCCATGCATTCGGCCTTCCTCTACCACGCCATCCGGGCCGGCCTGGATATGGGCATTGTGAACCCCAGTCAGCTGGCCGTGTACGATGAAGTGCCCAAAGACCTGCTGGAACTGGTGGAAGACGTGCTCCTGAACCGTCGCCCCGACGCCACCGAGCGTCTCGTAGACTTCGCCGACACCGTAAAGCAGAAAGACAAAACGGAGGTAGTAGCCGACGCCTGGCGTAGCCTGCCCGTAGCCGAGCGCCTGCAGCACGCCCTAGTAAAAGGTATTACGGAATTTATCGACGAGGACACCGAGCAGGTGCGCCAGCAAGTAGCCAGGCCGCTCGAAGTAATTGAAGGCCCCCTGATGGCGGGTATGAACGTAGTGGGTGACTTGTTTGGCGCGGGCAAAATGTTCCTGCCCCAGGTCGTGAAATCGGCCCGCGTGATGAAGAAAGCCGTGGCCTACCTGGAGCCTTACCTGCTGGCCGACAAGCAAAGCGGCGACCGGCAAACGGCCGGTAAAATCCTGCTGGCCACGGTAAAAGGCGACGTGCACGACATCGGCAAGAACATCGTGGGCGTAGTGCTGGCCTGCAACAACTTCGACATTGTGGACCTGGGCGTAATGGTGCCCCTGGAAAAGATTCTGGACGAAGCCCAGAAGCAACAGGTGGACGTCATCGGCCTGAGCGGCCTCATCACCCCAAGCCTAGATGAAATGGTGTACGTGGCCCAGGAAATGGAAAAGCGCGGCCTCCAGACTCCGCTCCTCATCGGGGGCGCCACCACCTCCCGCCTGCACGCGGCCGTGAAAATTGCGCCCAACTACTCCGGCCCGGTGGTACACGTGAATGACGCTTCCCGCTCGGTAGGCGTGGCGGCGGCTTTGCTGGGCTCCGCCGATGTGGAATACGCCCGCACCGTGCGCGAGGAGTACCGCCAGCTCCGCGAAGACTACGCCGGCCGTCAGCGCGAGAAGAGCTACCTGCCCATTGAAGCCGCCCGCGAAAACGGCTTCCAGGCTGACTGGGAAGCCACCCGTATTGTGAAGCCGAGTTTCCTGGGCACCAAAACACTGGAAGACTACCCCCTAGCTGAGCTAGCGGAGTACATCGACTGGACGCCCTTCTTCCAGACCTGGGAGCTGAAGGGCCGCTACCCCCGCATCCTCACCGATGAGAACGTGGGCGAAGCCGCCACCCAGCTCTTCCATGACGCCCAGAAGCTGCTCAAGCAAATCATTGACGAGAAGCTGCTCACGGCCCGCGCCGTAGTGGGTTTCTGGCCCGCCAACACCGTCGGCCACGATACTATTCAGGTGTTCAAGGATGACAGCCGTGAGGAAATCCAGACGGAGTTCTTCACCCTGCGCCAGCAGAGCGAGAAGGCCCCCGGCGTGCCCAACCTCGCCTTTTCCGACTTCGTAGCTCCCCGTGAAACTGGCCGCGCGGATTACATCGGGGGCTTTGCCGTGACGGCAGGCCTGGGCATTGAGAAACTGCTGGAGAAGTACGAGCAGGAGCACGACGACTACTCCAGCATCATGGTAAAAGCCCTAGCCGACCGCCTCGCCGAGGCCTTTGCCGAGCGCCTGCACCAGCGCGTACGCGAGGAATTCTGGGGCTACGACCCGGCCGAAAATCTCACGAACGAGGACCTCATTCAGGAGAAATACAAAGGTGTGCGCCCTGCCCCCGGCTACCCCGGTTGCCCCGACCACACCGAGAAAATTACCCTATTCGAGCTGCTCGACGCCGAGAACAAAACCGGCATCCGCCTCACCGAGAACCTGGCCATGTACCCCGCCTCCTCCGTGAGCGGCCTCTACTACGCCCACCCGGAAAGCCGCTACTTCGGCCTCGGCCGCATTGGCAAGGACCAGGTAGCGGACATTGCCGAGCGCAAGAACATGCCACTTGCCGAGTTGGAGCGCTGGCTGGCCCCCAACCTGAACTACGACCCGGCCAGCGTGCCCGTAACGGCGCTGTAGTGGCCTCACCCCCTCTCCCC of Hymenobacter sublimis contains these proteins:
- the metH gene encoding methionine synthase, with protein sequence MPTTLHRPHSPLHDILAQRVLILDGAMGTMIQRHKLEEADFRGTRFANHPNPLRGNNDLLSLTRPDIIKGIHADYFAAGADMVETNTFSGTTIAQADYGLEDIVYELNYESARIAREVADEFTAQNPAKPRFVAGAIGPTNRTASLSPDVNRPGFRAVTFDELATAYHEQVRGLVEGGSDALLIETIFDTLNAKAALYAVQKFFDEGGRPVPVMISGTITDASGRTLSGQTVEAFWNSIRHLPLLSVGLNCALGADQLQVYIKELSRIADVHISAYPNAGLPNAFGGYDESAEEFAGVVENYLKEGLVTVVGGCCGTTPQHIGELARLAERYEPRRVTLPQPLPGGEELRSASADRITNMSGTPPHRGGAGGGVTRLAGLEPFNITPNSLFVNVGERCNVTGSRAFARLIRTGNYEAALQVARDQVEGGAQVIDVNMDEGMLDSEQAMTTFLHLIASEPDISRVPIMLDSSKWSVLEAGLKCVQGKSIVNSISLKEGEETFKERARTVRAYGAAMVVMAFDENGQADTLEKRIDICRRSYDILVNEVGFPAEDIIFDPNILTVGTGMEEHRNYALDFIEAVRWIKQNLPGALTSGGVSNISFSFRGNDVVREAMHSAFLYHAIRAGLDMGIVNPSQLAVYDEVPKDLLELVEDVLLNRRPDATERLVDFADTVKQKDKTEVVADAWRSLPVAERLQHALVKGITEFIDEDTEQVRQQVARPLEVIEGPLMAGMNVVGDLFGAGKMFLPQVVKSARVMKKAVAYLEPYLLADKQSGDRQTAGKILLATVKGDVHDIGKNIVGVVLACNNFDIVDLGVMVPLEKILDEAQKQQVDVIGLSGLITPSLDEMVYVAQEMEKRGLQTPLLIGGATTSRLHAAVKIAPNYSGPVVHVNDASRSVGVAAALLGSADVEYARTVREEYRQLREDYAGRQREKSYLPIEAARENGFQADWEATRIVKPSFLGTKTLEDYPLAELAEYIDWTPFFQTWELKGRYPRILTDENVGEAATQLFHDAQKLLKQIIDEKLLTARAVVGFWPANTVGHDTIQVFKDDSREEIQTEFFTLRQQSEKAPGVPNLAFSDFVAPRETGRADYIGGFAVTAGLGIEKLLEKYEQEHDDYSSIMVKALADRLAEAFAERLHQRVREEFWGYDPAENLTNEDLIQEKYKGVRPAPGYPGCPDHTEKITLFELLDAENKTGIRLTENLAMYPASSVSGLYYAHPESRYFGLGRIGKDQVADIAERKNMPLAELERWLAPNLNYDPASVPVTAL